The genomic DNA ACTCATTGTCATGGTTGTACAGTATGCCGGGTTGTGATGGGTCCTGCACAAACCGCTGCACAGTAGACCGGGTGAAGAAACCAGAATCGGGAGTGCGGATTCGCCATGTAATGTTTGCGATTAGTTTGTCTCCCTCAACATGAAACTCATGAAGCTGGCAATCAAATGTGTCAAATGTCGGGTTCAGGCCACTTGAAATGTACCATTTGCCGTTAAAATCTGACATATTGAAGTTCTTAACAAGGGCAGCTGGATCAGGGACTGGGAACTCGCCGACGTCAGACTTTCTTGGGACACATTTCTTGCGTGAAACAGCACATTCATTGAATTCGTCGACTACACTGTTCTCGAACAGGTCTCCGCACTTGATCTGTGGGATGATAAAATACAAAGCATATAAAGCTTATTTTTCTGACAGTCTTAAGTGGACTCAAGGTTTTTCGGAATAACCTGGCATTCAGTTTCGTCAGGTCGATTGTTGCATGTGTTCAAGCATGCTACGTTCGCTGCACACGAAGGGTTGGCTATGCATTTGGCAAGCTCTATTCTGGAAAAGATAAGGTGATTGGGTAAGAAACATGTATAAATCAATCGAAGTTTATTGTCATCCAAAAGATGAAAAGCTTTTGAATGGGGGAGCTCTTAATTAGCTTCAAGTAGTAACCAAGTTCTCATCTATGTACACATGGAAAGTAAATTCAGACACTACTGGATGGAATGATGAACATTTGTGCTGTTACTGCAGTTCAATGAGGAAAGCTGACGGATGATATGATTGCAGAATAGAACAAAAAACGTGGAGTGAACTATGGAAAATGCAGTCTGCAAAGAAAGATAAGCAAATCAATGAGTCCGTATGATGGATTtatgaaaaaggaaaaaatgtcaAAACAGTATTGACGCTATATGAAGTTATGAACTCAAAAACTGGTATCCATTAGAATGAAGGAAAGATCTGCGCTCTTATGCTGCAAATACCTATCGCACAATTTGGACAAACAAACCAAAGAGCCTCTATTTACAGTAGGGGAAACAGGGCGAATACATCTAGCTGGCTTGGAATTGTGTAGCAACAAAATAATGAAGACCTGTCACCTGCATTCCTTCAGCAGGCAAGTGCACGTCTTGAGAGCATCGACTGCGTCGGCAGAAGGGACTACCAGAACCACGCACGCCATCACCCCTGTCATGGTGACCAGCTGCAACCTGCTCCATTTCCTGATGCCGCCGAAAACATCTGACGCTTGCAGTACCTCAATAATCTGTTGGCAGAGGCAAGGATCCTGACGCTGTTAGCAGTACAGCAACAGGCAAATCACCACGGCGTAAGGGAATGAAAAGTTAAGAATCACCTCTGACGGGGTAACCTTGACAGGAAGGTGATCAGTCCTCCAAAAATTAGCTCTCACGCAGCACCGCCTGAATCTGACGGCGCTGTGGCGCCTAGTGGCTCTGCCTCTAGATTTTAGACCATGGAGGATGTTGGAACCTCCGGAGAGGAAGATGCGATTTGCGCAGTGCCGCGACATCATGTCTCTGAATCTGCAGTTCAGGAGGGGAAGTTCAGAAGacccaaaaaaaatcaaaccacGCGGAGGAGCCGAATTATCGACATAGGAGCTCTGCGCAGCCGAAAATCCTTGCAATCGCTAGCTCAAAGAGATGTGCTAAGACTCGGCGAGCTAGAACTCGATTCTGAGATTCTTCAAAGAATGCTACGAagccaaaagaaaaagaaaatgcacAGGCAACTGGAACAGAAAGGAATCGAGCAAGAAGGCTGCCCGCGGTGCGTTTTGCAGAAGcgaggaggggagggaagggtgGACGGAGCAAGAAGCCGCAACTGAAGCTGCGCatgcgccgcggccacgcccctCCCGCCGTACGGAGGAGGACGCCGGGGGATAACAGGAGAGATAGGAGGTGGTGGAAGAGGTGTGGCGCGGAGCTGGTGCTTATCGGCCCGGCCCGCCCCGCGCGGGCGAGCCGAGCCGGGGCCCGTTAACTCCAAACGGGTCCGGCCGAACGGGTGGATAGGATCCGCAAAATCGCAGCCGTTCATCTCACGTGCTGGGCTCGGTTTCCTTCCCTCACCCTTTCCCCTCCACCGTTTCGAAAACACAAAATTCTCTCTCTaggcgggagagagagagagagagagagagagagagagagagcggttCCAgccccggcggccatggcggaggcggcgggaggcCTAGACCCGGCGCAGGGCCCCGAGGAGGCACCCCTCGACGCCGCGAGGTGCGCTCCCGATCCTCCTCTCGCTTCTCCGCTTGGTCGGTTCCTCGTCGCCGTGGATCTGGTCTGGTTCCCCAACCTTCATTTGCACCGCCTTTTGTTTGTTCGCGTGCTTGTTGCAGACGGGTGGAGCAGCTCTCtctgaagcggcggcggcgaggggaggaggaggcggaggctgcggTAGCTGACGCGGAGGTGGCGCTGGGTTTGGAATCCGCGTACCAGGTGGGATCGTCGCGGTGGGCTGGTGTCCAAGTGCGAGGGTTCCTTTTGGTTTACCGTTGCTGTGGTCTGATTGTGGTGTGTTTTATTTTGTGTGAGTTTGGTTAGGTGGCTCAGGAAGGGATGGTGCTGGATGTGTTGGACTCGAGCACAGCCGCAATCTCAATTGATGATTTGGGTGAGCTGAATTGCTTGTTATTCCTTTTATAAGTGGGAAAAATGTTTGTTCCAGCCTCTGCAATAAGGCATGCATGGAAGCATCATTATTACAACCTTCAACCTCCATCTGTAATTGATATTCTAACGAATAGGAACAAAGTTATAGGATTGTTAAGGAAGGAAAATAACCACAAAGGCAGTAGACATCCATCCATGATCGGCATCCCCCTTGAATATAACTTGCATATATGAATATATCAAAAACAGTACCATTTTGACTCAACTGCATCGCCCAACATAGTTCGGTTGCTCCCACTGATATTTGAGGTCTTAAAGTTGAGCCTATTTTTGTAGCCAAGTTCCAAACAAATGGGCTTGACCACCAAGTGGTTGTTCCTAGTGGTTGTAGGTCAAAGCGATATGAACAATTGTCTTCTGTTTTCTATAGTTGCTTTGCCCATGTGAAGTGAATTATCAGCATTGAGCGCTTAGTGGCATGCCATAGCTTTGCCTAATTGATTTGATATAAGTAGGGAAAGGAGATATCAACTAGGAGATCGAAATCTGTTGCATCTTGCATGTAAAAATATTCTCCTGATTATTATATTACCAGATGTTTTATGTATAAATAATTCATCTGTTACTTGTCATATCTGTTTGTTACTGCGGTTGGGCAACCACTCAGTGCAATTGAGAAGACGGTCCTTTGCTTCCAAACGGGTTACAATATTTGTTTGGCGTATGTTACATACAGTTCCATTGTTGTCTCCAGATGCATACCTAGAACGGTTGAGAAAGGAGGTTGCCTTGGCAAAGGAAGGGAACAGGAAGGTATCTGATGAGATTGGTGTCATTGCAGAGACAACAGCCAATGGTTGCTTTTTTATCTCTCATATTTTTCTTCTTGAACTCCTTCGATTGGTTACTAGATTACTAGTATGCTGATTGCTGAGTCTATATTCAACACTATCTTTGGTATTCAGATATGATTCAGCTGGATGTTGATATTGAAGTTCTGGAGTCTTTGTTATCTAAGCTTGAATCAGAGGTTGCTCTCTAGCTCTGCTCTTCTTGCTTCACAGTTTAATTATAACTGATATAAGTGTTGTTGTCAAATATAGAAGAAACTTAATTCAAAACTATTTTACTTTGTTGGCttaaatacaacaacaacaacaacatagccttttgtcccaagcgagttggggtaggctagagatgaaacccaaaagacacaaaggtcatggttcaggcacgttgatagctagtctccaagcgctcctatccaaagctaactCCTCAGAGATATCCCAATACTTTGTTGGCTTAaatcaattattttatttaaacgAATCAGAATATGACTTTATTTTAACCTGAAGTACTCTATGGCTTCAATATGCATGTTGTTTGGTAATTGGTACTATACTACCTTTGTTGTTTGCTTTTACGAACCGTATCAACTTCTCTTGAACCTAAGTCTAAAGgaaaattaattaatttttctCTTATCAACAAAAGTTTTGATTCTTTTTCTTACAAGTATTGCCTGAGTTTTGAATTTTGTTGAAGATGTTTAAAATCTTTCATCTCTCATGATGTAGGGTTTCAACCATTTTGAAGCAAGCCCTGTTCTAGGGCAGTCAGACTCAACTGATTCTTGTATAAACCAAAGCATTGCTGACAAGGACTGCATATATGAGGTGTGCTTGTATTTTTATGGTGTTAAGTTTCGACTTTCCTAATATTAATGAACTTATTACTCATTTTATTTTGTAGGTTTTGGAAGTTGATCACCAAATTGCAAGAAGTAAGATGAACCTCAAAATGCTACAAAATCTACAAAGGTAATGAATTTTTATTATCTTTAATGCTAAACACAAGGAACTAAAGGTCTAATTAAAGTAGTTTAACACATCCCATGTTAACAACGATAGTGCCCATTGAATTTCTTATAGACTTATATTGACTGTGATGCGAATGATATGATTGAGTGGTTCAACTTCAACATCATATGTTCACTGTCATTAAAAGGGATTTTATTATCgattttttttttagtttcttGGATTCCATCTACGTCTGTGTCCCAGAATATAGCTACGTTTATATTTTCCCTAAGTACAATTTTTATGTTTGACTACGAATAAcaagaaaaaaatcataaaGATTGACAACGTAAAAATGATATTAACAGATTCATCATGGAACCAACTATCATACCATGTAACCTTGTCTAtttgaaataaattatttttggaGATATTGTTAGTCAAAGATAAAACTGTTTGACTTCGGACAAACCTAAATGTCACGGAGGTAGTAATGTTTAtgtgatgctcaaactgtgttCATATTTCCTGCTGTTTATAGTATATTTTTTTCTGTTCTctgtttttctttaaaaatcTTTTCTTCTGTActgtttttcttttcccatttaTGTCCTTGAACAATATAATGCATGTAAACTAGTCACATATCATCAACAAATGCATTGGGATCAAGCCAGTTAATGTACTGTTTTCTGTTATCTTCATTCATCTTCACTGTCAGTCCCATTTCATCATTTGAAATCTTTTGTAGGGACTTCTAGTTCCAACAATGTTCTTATATGTGCATGCCTGAGTCAGTTTACGAAGTCATCATTTGTTCTCTGTTATGCACATATTCCTTCTTTGCTTCGCAAACTCATGACCAGTCTCTTGCTGATTAATGTCCAATGTCCATTCTTTAAAATTGTCTTTGCATGGTCGATCTGTTTTGACCTCATGCATATTAAAGATTCTTGTCTTTTTCATACTTGGGACTAACCCTACTCTGAAAGTCTACAATTCTTTCTGTTAAGTCAATTTCCTTGTTAAATTTTAACTACTGTTACGAGCAATCACAGCAGCTATTCTATGTTTAGAGTTTTAAGTTTACTGAGCTATGAAGTGATGAATCTTTCTGACATCTCTACTTCTCTATATCCAGTGTTGATGAGATGTGGCAACTTCGATCTATGTTATTGCGATTTGGAGCCACAGTCTTAGACTTTAAAGACAACTGTCTCAGGATGTTCCTGAAGGCACCTACATGGACCTCGGATTGTGTAATTTATGGACAAAAATTGAATTGTGCTATTGATTCATTTATCTCAGACCATGAGCTGTTGATAGAAGTTGATGAAGGAAATATGGAACCAAAGAACTTAAAGGTGACCTTAAATGCAAACATGTTTTCTGATACTAACAGCGTTTTAGTTCTATTACTACTATAAACATGTTCTTGTCCTTTGAAGTATATTAAAGGATGCATATCTTGATTATTTATTTATGGATCTTGATTATCTGTTTGGATTCTCAGATTTTTCCAGATGATGTGTGTGTAGATATACTGATTGAAAGGCTCGAGTCCTCCAGGTATGATGTAGTTTAACCTCCGTCCATGCTAGTTTATTTTTCTCATCCTGTTAAATTTAATTCAGAAAAATGTTATTGTGCACTGTTATTCACTTATTCTACATTTCTACTGCCCTGTTTTCTTTCTTCCATTATGTGCTCTTAAAATGTTTATCTGCTGTTGTAGAGAGGTCATTTCTTGCCCAGCCTTGGAATGGCTTATTCAGCAATGCCAACGCCGCTTCATAGTCAATGCGCTAAGACGATCATTAGTCCATGATGCTAATAATTCCAGGTGCAAGGTTTGCCATATGCTGCATTTTTAGTAATAATACTTTGGGGTTCATATATTTTAACTGTTATTAAAATTGGCAATAATGTATTAGGGCTTTGTGCATTATAACTGTTGCAGCTGTTAGCTGCAAGGAAACCGTGATATCTGAGCTTGTTCATTGAGTTTGTACTGTGTAACATAGACCCCTTCCCTTTTACCATTGTTTGGTTGTGACTTGCTTCACTTATTACCAGGGTCATGTCATTGATCCCAGAACTCTTTTGATTCCTTCCATCAACGTGTCATCTGTTAGTCACCATGACTGCAGTGCTGATGTGGTCAAAATGCACAAATTATCCTCACCTTGCTCCCTATCTGGTCAAGCACCGGGGCCAAGCCATTGTCCCCATTTCACTCCAGTAATGGGGTCAGCCCACCTAGAACCATAGCAGAGTCCACGTATGCAGCTCATCAGCAGCAGAAGCCCCCTTCTTGCACTGCAATATCGGCATCAAGGTTCTGTATCAGGACCATTCAGTTGCTGGCCTGATAGGTGCTCTGAACTCTGTTGCATTTTCTGCCCAAGCACTGGTGCTGCTGGCAGCCACCTAGCATGAAATTGGGGAAGAAAGACGGACGCTGAGCTCAGGAGAGAACAGAAAGGAAGGAAAGAGAAGGTATGAGTGAGGACTGAGGAAGAAGCGTGTCAAGAGAGAGGTGGGCCCTGGCTGTAAATGAGAAATTTAGGGGATAGATAAAGAGAGGGTATAGAGGTGAAAGGTTATTGAGGTCATTTTGTCAGTCAAACAGCTTAACCAGATGTGATGTGATGAGGGCTCCAATGGCGTAGATCAAACAAGTTTTAAAATTAGTGTCATTGCCCTAATAATTGTACAGTGGCAAATGTTGAAACAGCAACCGACTCAATGGAACAAACCTAACTTTTCCATTTGTTTTCTTGTCATTCCTTTATTCCTAAATATCTTGAAATCAATCATCTTTGCGAATGATGAACATAAATATTTCAGTGCTAttctataattaattaattatcacAATTTAATCATTAATTTGCAATCGTGACTGTTGTTGACTTTATACTAGTCCCCCATGAAGTGATGTTTTACAATTGTACATAAACAACGTTGGTACAAGACCTGTGTGGTACTGACAAACTGAAGCTCGAGTGAATCTTAGGTGGTCTTTCTTAGCCTGGATCTCAAACTATTTCTTAGTATGCATGTTAACATTGTTTGAGATGCATTTTGTTGCAGGCATTCTTTTGAATACTTCGACAAAGAGGATGTGATCATAGCTCACTTGGATCGTGGAATTGATGCCTCCATCAAGATATCTTCTGATTGGCCACTTTGCTCCTATGGTCTCAAGTTAATTTCAATATGCAATTCAGGGACCCATCCAACAAACATTGCTTCAAGTCTGCTTTCCAAGACCAAGGTAAAAAGTGGTTGCCTCTGGTCTTGAACTGCTTATACTCAGTACACATGGCTGTGATATACATGGAAGAATCTGTCAGGAAACCCCTGAACTGGAATTAATTCTTTTCAAAATACGACTTTATTCCACATAATTTGCAGTGGTCGTACATTAACATGTTCTAGTATCAGTATGGAAATATGAGCATCGGTACAGAGCTTGTTcatggttctcaaactataaaGCTTTCATTTGACTGAATTTTAGACATGAACTTTGAAGCTAAAGTGTTTGTTTGGGTAGTGTGGCCTTAGCTTAGAAGCTGAAAGCTGAACCTGGATCAAACACCCTTTTGGAATGGGCTTGTAGATCAACTTGGCTCATCCTTATTACTACTGAATACTAGgtataaaatttaaattttgtttgatgattgatcttgatgttttggGTGGTAGGAACTGGGCAATGGATTGGATCAGCACATTCGCCAGCATCTTGTAAGGTTTGTGGATGCTGTTGAAGAGATTCTCATTCGACAGCTGCGGTCTGGTTAGGACCACTCCCTGGACTCATGTTACAATTTGCAACCATCTAGCTTTAAGGATGGAGCATCTTCAACATCGATTGAGCTTTGTGGTTCCTAGTTTCACATTTGTACAGATCGATAACACCTAGAGCTGATTGTTGGGTGCCAGATGCCAGACACAAAGGGCGGGGGTGGGGCGGGGATGTTTTGACCAGTTCCAATTTGCATTTTTGGTTCATTTACTAACTTGAATATCCAAATAATTGGTACGCCCTTTCTAGAATCAGTTCCTAACTGTAAGCAATTCTTTGCATCACAACCTCCTATTTTATTTGCGACGATTGTACCTATTAGGCCTACGTGGTTGTCATATTTGGTATGAAACGTTCATGGTTTAGTGTCAAGATGATGATATCAGGAGTTGAGACTATTGAGCAGTACAGTAATAGAAAGTACTTAGATTCGCGGCATGCACCATAGCAAAGGTTGTCCATATACAATCTCCAAATTATTACTTTGGAACTCACAAGTCCTGTAAATCTCACGCTTCACATATTCAATACAACCATAGCCGTTCATGGCTGCCAGAAAGGTACCCCATATGAGTCTTTCACCAGATCCAAACTTGCAACACAACAGACAA from Panicum virgatum strain AP13 chromosome 7N, P.virgatum_v5, whole genome shotgun sequence includes the following:
- the LOC120681920 gene encoding violaxanthin de-epoxidase, chloroplastic-like isoform X2, producing the protein MMSRHCANRIFLSGGSNILHGLKSRGRATRRHSAVRFRRCCVRANFWRTDHLPVKVTPSEIIEVLQASDVFGGIRKWSRLQLVTMTGVMACVVLVVPSADAVDALKTCTCLLKECRIELAKCIANPSCAANVACLNTCNNRPDETECQIKCGDLFENSVVDEFNECAVSRKKCVPRKSDVGEFPVPDPAALVKNFNMSDFNGKWYISSGLNPTFDTFDCQLHEFHVEGDKLIANITWRIRTPDSGFFTRSTVQRFVQDPSQPGILYNHDNEFLHYQDDWYIISSKVENKDDDYILVYYRGRNDAWDGYGGSVLYTRSKTVPETIIPELERAAKSVGRDFSTFIRTDNTCGPEPPLVERIEKTVEEGEKTIIREVTEIEGEIEEEVEELEKEEATLFQKLAEGLVEVKQDLMNFLQGLSKEEMELLDEMNMEATEVEKVFSRALPLRKLR
- the LOC120681920 gene encoding violaxanthin de-epoxidase, chloroplastic-like isoform X1; translation: MRSFRFRDMMSRHCANRIFLSGGSNILHGLKSRGRATRRHSAVRFRRCCVRANFWRTDHLPVKVTPSEIIEVLQASDVFGGIRKWSRLQLVTMTGVMACVVLVVPSADAVDALKTCTCLLKECRIELAKCIANPSCAANVACLNTCNNRPDETECQIKCGDLFENSVVDEFNECAVSRKKCVPRKSDVGEFPVPDPAALVKNFNMSDFNGKWYISSGLNPTFDTFDCQLHEFHVEGDKLIANITWRIRTPDSGFFTRSTVQRFVQDPSQPGILYNHDNEFLHYQDDWYIISSKVENKDDDYILVYYRGRNDAWDGYGGSVLYTRSKTVPETIIPELERAAKSVGRDFSTFIRTDNTCGPEPPLVERIEKTVEEGEKTIIREVTEIEGEIEEEVEELEKEEATLFQKLAEGLVEVKQDLMNFLQGLSKEEMELLDEMNMEATEVEKVFSRALPLRKLR
- the LOC120681921 gene encoding uncharacterized protein LOC120681921 isoform X1 produces the protein MAEAAGGLDPAQGPEEAPLDAARRVEQLSLKRRRRGEEEAEAAVADAEVALGLESAYQVAQEGMVLDVLDSSTAAISIDDLDAYLERLRKEVALAKEGNRKVSDEIGVIAETTANDMIQLDVDIEVLESLLSKLESEGFNHFEASPVLGQSDSTDSCINQSIADKDCIYEVLEVDHQIARSKMNLKMLQNLQSVDEMWQLRSMLLRFGATVLDFKDNCLRMFLKAPTWTSDCVIYGQKLNCAIDSFISDHELLIEVDEGNMEPKNLKIFPDDVCVDILIERLESSREVISCPALEWLIQQCQRRFIVNALRRSLVHDANNSRHSFEYFDKEDVIIAHLDRGIDASIKISSDWPLCSYGLKLISICNSGTHPTNIASSLLSKTKELGNGLDQHIRQHLVRFVDAVEEILIRQLRSG
- the LOC120681921 gene encoding uncharacterized protein LOC120681921 isoform X2 produces the protein MAEAAGGLDPAQGPEEAPLDAARRVEQLSLKRRRRGEEEAEAAVADAEVALGLESAYQVAQEGMVLDVLDSSTAAISIDDLDAYLERLRKEVALAKEGNRKVSDEIGVIAETTANDMIQLDVDIEVLESLLSKLESEGFNHFEASPVLGQSDSTDSCINQSIADKDCIYEVLEVDHQIARSKMNLKMLQNLQSVDEMWQLRSMLLRFGATVLDFKDNCLRMFLKAPTWTSDCVIYGQKLNCAIDSFISDHELLIEVDEGNMEPKNLKIFPDDVCVDILIERLESSRHSFEYFDKEDVIIAHLDRGIDASIKISSDWPLCSYGLKLISICNSGTHPTNIASSLLSKTKELGNGLDQHIRQHLVRFVDAVEEILIRQLRSG